Proteins encoded by one window of Corallococcus exiguus:
- the epsH gene encoding exopolysaccharide biosynthesis glycosyltransferase EpsH yields MAGTRPRVLLIAELCNPDWVSVPLEGWSLARALAEVADVHLVTQVRNRENILKQGLVEGKDFTALDSTPVERPLDKVGELLRGKAGVGWTTATALSVLPYYYFEELLWRRFGDRIRAKEFDVVHRYTPISPTTPSTLAARCADAGVPFIMGPMNGGLPWPKGFGDARVREREWLSYIRDVYKLMPFYKSTRQNAAALMMGSRATRAQLSREYQDKVVYIPENAIDVRRFGASKAEPPKPGEPLRVAFVGRFVPYKGMAMLIDAAAPLVREGKLQVELIGDGAEMQNLRAQVARGGLENGVTFAGWVKHQELQGRLSKNHIFGFPSVREFGGAVVAEAMALGLVPIVMDYGGPGEIVSPSTGFAIPMGTPQEIVERVRGVLEKLVADPSVIGPMGERARARILKHFTWKAKAEQVLEVYRWVSGERGQPDFGMPLAD; encoded by the coding sequence ATGGCTGGCACCCGACCCCGCGTCCTCCTGATTGCTGAGCTGTGCAACCCAGACTGGGTGAGCGTCCCCCTGGAAGGCTGGTCCCTGGCAAGGGCGCTCGCCGAGGTGGCGGATGTGCACCTGGTCACCCAGGTCCGCAACCGCGAGAACATCCTCAAGCAGGGGCTGGTGGAGGGGAAGGACTTCACGGCCCTGGACTCCACGCCGGTGGAGCGTCCGCTGGACAAGGTGGGCGAGCTGCTGCGCGGCAAGGCGGGCGTGGGGTGGACGACGGCCACGGCGCTGAGCGTGTTGCCGTACTACTACTTCGAGGAGCTGCTCTGGCGGCGCTTCGGGGACCGCATCCGCGCGAAGGAATTCGACGTGGTGCACCGCTACACGCCCATCAGCCCCACGACGCCCAGCACGTTGGCGGCGCGGTGCGCGGACGCCGGGGTGCCCTTCATCATGGGCCCCATGAACGGCGGCCTGCCGTGGCCCAAGGGCTTCGGCGACGCGCGCGTGCGTGAGCGCGAGTGGCTGAGCTACATCCGGGACGTCTACAAGCTGATGCCCTTCTACAAGTCGACGCGGCAGAACGCGGCGGCGCTGATGATGGGCTCGCGGGCGACGCGGGCGCAGCTGTCGCGGGAGTACCAGGACAAGGTCGTCTACATCCCGGAGAACGCCATCGACGTGCGGCGGTTCGGCGCGTCGAAGGCGGAGCCGCCGAAGCCGGGCGAGCCGCTGCGGGTGGCGTTCGTGGGTCGCTTCGTGCCGTACAAGGGCATGGCGATGCTCATCGACGCGGCGGCGCCGCTGGTGCGCGAGGGCAAGCTGCAGGTGGAGCTCATCGGCGACGGCGCGGAGATGCAGAACCTGCGCGCGCAGGTGGCGAGGGGCGGCCTGGAGAACGGCGTGACGTTCGCGGGCTGGGTGAAGCACCAGGAGCTGCAGGGCCGCCTGTCGAAGAACCACATCTTCGGTTTCCCGAGCGTGCGCGAGTTCGGCGGCGCGGTGGTGGCGGAGGCGATGGCGCTGGGGTTGGTGCCCATCGTGATGGACTACGGCGGTCCGGGAGAGATCGTCAGTCCGTCCACGGGCTTCGCCATCCCCATGGGCACGCCGCAGGAGATTGTCGAGCGCGTGCGCGGAGTCCTGGAGAAGCTGGTCGCGGATCCGTCCGTGATTGGCCCCATGGGCGAGCGCGCACGGGCGCGCATCCTCAAGCACTTCACGTGGAAGGCGAAGGCGGAGCAGGTGCTGGAGGTGTATCGCTGGGTGTCCGGCGAGCGCGGCCAGCCGGACTTCGGCATGCCGCTGGCGGACTGA